A genome region from Yoonia vestfoldensis includes the following:
- the thiM gene encoding hydroxyethylthiazole kinase, protein MNDTGRYLDRMRSTAPLIHNITNYVAMNIMANVLLAAGAAPAMVHAREEVGDFAALSQALTVNIGTLDPAWAEAMATAAQVMQQAGRPWVLDPVGVGATRFRQDVCAQLLALRPSVIRGNASEVLALAGLSAGGRGPETTDTVDAAEAAAADLAQRMGGVVAVSGPVDYITDGKTAYRVANGHPMMTRVTALGCSLNGVIGAFAVGQPVLEATVAALAYYGLAGEQAAATAIGPGAFGAAFLDRLYAITPEDLTAGAMVTPA, encoded by the coding sequence ATGAACGACACGGGCCGTTACCTTGACCGGATGCGCAGCACTGCGCCGCTTATCCATAACATCACCAACTATGTCGCCATGAACATCATGGCCAATGTGCTGCTGGCCGCAGGTGCCGCCCCCGCGATGGTCCATGCCCGCGAGGAAGTGGGCGACTTCGCCGCGCTGTCGCAGGCGCTGACCGTCAATATCGGCACGCTCGACCCCGCCTGGGCCGAGGCGATGGCAACGGCGGCACAGGTCATGCAGCAGGCGGGCCGCCCTTGGGTGCTGGACCCTGTGGGTGTCGGTGCCACGCGGTTCCGGCAGGATGTCTGCGCGCAGCTATTGGCGCTGCGGCCAAGCGTCATCCGTGGCAATGCCTCTGAGGTGCTGGCGCTGGCGGGTCTGTCCGCTGGCGGGCGCGGGCCAGAGACGACCGACACGGTTGACGCCGCCGAAGCCGCAGCAGCCGATCTGGCGCAGCGTATGGGCGGGGTGGTCGCGGTGTCCGGTCCGGTCGATTACATCACCGATGGCAAGACCGCCTATCGTGTCGCCAATGGTCATCCGATGATGACGCGGGTGACCGCCCTTGGCTGTTCGCTGAACGGCGTGATCGGGGCCTTTGCCGTGGGCCAGCCTGTGCTGGAAGCGACCGTCGCAGCACTGGCCTATTACGGGCTGGCCGGTGAACAGGCGGCAGCAACCGCCATAGGGCCGGGGGCTTTTGGAGCGGCATTTCTGGACCGGCTATATGCGATCACGCCCGAGGATCTGACCGCAGGCGCAATGGTCACCCCCGCATGA
- a CDS encoding MBL fold metallo-hydrolase, which translates to MPLPVAENWFTAKQVGPDVTLILEPHVHVLEQANMFLVQGRDRDMILDTGMGIVPLRPFLDTLRADPDKDIICVSSHTHIDHIGGVHEFATRLVHPTEAAEMAAPSGLKSLYRDDMPARLIQTFLDAGYPPLDEVLIDALPYAGYDPRSYVLRGAPATGLLDEGDSVDLGDHLYEVIHLPGHSPGGIGLYERATGVLFAGDAIYDGPLIYDGPGMSVPDYLDTFAKLRALDIALVHGGHDPSFGPDRLDQIMAKYEAIWRG; encoded by the coding sequence ATGCCGCTTCCCGTTGCCGAAAACTGGTTCACCGCAAAACAGGTCGGCCCCGATGTGACGCTGATCCTGGAACCGCATGTCCATGTGCTGGAACAGGCGAACATGTTTCTGGTCCAAGGCCGCGACCGTGACATGATCCTTGATACCGGTATGGGGATCGTGCCCTTGCGCCCGTTCCTCGATACGTTGCGCGCCGATCCGGACAAGGACATCATCTGCGTGTCGTCCCACACCCATATCGACCATATCGGCGGGGTGCATGAATTTGCCACCCGTCTGGTGCATCCGACCGAGGCCGCAGAGATGGCGGCACCCTCTGGTCTGAAATCGCTTTACCGCGACGACATGCCCGCGCGGCTGATCCAGACGTTTCTGGACGCAGGCTATCCGCCCTTGGATGAGGTGTTGATCGACGCGCTGCCCTATGCGGGCTATGACCCGCGATCCTATGTGCTGCGCGGCGCGCCTGCGACGGGCTTGCTTGACGAAGGCGACAGCGTCGATCTGGGTGATCATCTCTATGAGGTGATCCACCTGCCCGGTCATTCGCCCGGCGGCATCGGATTATATGAACGCGCCACAGGTGTCCTGTTCGCAGGCGATGCGATCTATGATGGCCCGCTGATCTATGACGGGCCGGGCATGTCGGTGCCGGATTATCTGGATACATTCGCCAAATTGCGCGCGCTGGATATCGCGCTGGTGCATGGCGGCCATGACCCAAGCTTTGGTCCGGACCGGCTGGACCAGATCATGGCAAAGTACGAGGCGATCTGGCGGGGGTGA
- a CDS encoding cysteine hydrolase family protein produces MPRQPMLVGQPVLIVVDIQKSAFMDHKAGIPVMPGYRANVERARRVVDAAHDAGIPVVFIQEIHRRDMVDYGRELDGTEDVHCMDGEPGTPVAFEEMGRQPGDYFIHKRRYSAFYGTELEILLKGLKAQTLILIGGLTDVCVHYTFADGHQGDYYCRVVGDCVGGSSTDAHEASLKAMEYLQTGAVVTADQITAELGRLQVAAA; encoded by the coding sequence ATGCCACGCCAACCCATGCTTGTCGGTCAGCCCGTGCTGATCGTCGTCGATATCCAGAAATCCGCCTTCATGGATCACAAGGCGGGCATTCCCGTCATGCCCGGCTATCGCGCCAATGTCGAACGCGCGCGCCGCGTTGTGGATGCTGCCCATGACGCGGGTATTCCGGTCGTGTTCATTCAGGAAATCCACCGCCGCGACATGGTCGATTATGGCCGCGAACTGGACGGGACCGAGGATGTGCATTGCATGGACGGCGAACCCGGCACCCCCGTCGCGTTTGAGGAAATGGGCCGCCAGCCCGGCGATTACTTCATCCACAAACGCCGCTATTCGGCGTTTTACGGGACAGAGCTGGAAATCCTGCTGAAAGGGCTGAAGGCGCAGACGCTGATCCTGATCGGCGGGCTGACCGATGTCTGCGTGCATTACACTTTCGCGGACGGGCATCAGGGCGATTATTATTGCCGCGTTGTGGGTGATTGCGTCGGCGGGTCATCCACGGATGCGCATGAGGCGTCGCTCAAAGCGATGGAATATCTGCAAACCGGTGCTGTCGTGACCGCCGACCAGATCACTGCTGAACTGGGCCGCTTGCAGGTGGCCGCTGCGTGA
- a CDS encoding ABC transporter permease produces MRRTMGHIFMALSGLVLALPIIVVAGASLNGGRTMLFPPEDPNFARFVEFFITETIWVRALRNSLIVAFGSATLAVLLAWPLAYLLWAKGSKASKMLAGLGSLPFALPPIVFGVGLGFMWAFMGSLGAIWVGIVSHATLFLALPLVTISIGLQSIDRAHLDAAATMGATEAVTFRTVILPQTLPYSISGFFFALVLSFNEFIVMFFVSASAYATVTLQIFNSLRNGYTPTMAVAAVLFITVSIAVFSAVARWGDLPRLMGADQSRN; encoded by the coding sequence ATGCGCCGCACCATGGGCCACATCTTCATGGCGCTGTCAGGGCTGGTGCTGGCCTTGCCGATCATCGTGGTGGCGGGGGCATCGCTGAACGGCGGGCGCACCATGCTGTTCCCGCCCGAAGACCCCAATTTCGCGCGTTTCGTGGAATTCTTCATCACCGAAACGATCTGGGTCCGCGCCTTGCGCAATTCGCTGATCGTGGCTTTCGGGTCGGCCACGCTGGCCGTGTTGCTGGCATGGCCGCTGGCCTATCTGCTTTGGGCCAAGGGCAGCAAGGCGTCCAAGATGCTGGCAGGGCTGGGGTCGCTGCCATTTGCCTTGCCGCCCATCGTCTTTGGCGTGGGGTTGGGGTTCATGTGGGCCTTCATGGGTAGTCTGGGGGCGATCTGGGTCGGCATCGTCAGCCATGCGACGCTGTTTCTGGCGCTGCCTTTGGTCACCATCTCTATCGGGTTGCAATCCATCGACCGCGCGCATCTGGACGCCGCCGCCACCATGGGCGCGACAGAGGCGGTGACCTTCCGCACCGTGATTTTACCGCAAACCTTGCCCTATTCGATCTCGGGGTTCTTTTTTGCGCTGGTGCTCAGCTTTAACGAATTCATCGTGATGTTCTTCGTCTCGGCCTCGGCCTATGCGACGGTCACGCTGCAGATCTTCAATTCCTTGCGCAACGGCTACACCCCCACGATGGCGGTGGCGGCTGTGCTGTTCATCACCGTGTCTATCGCCGTCTTTTCCGCCGTCGCCCGTTGGGGCGATCTGCCGCGTCTGATGGGCGCGGATCAATCCCGCAATTAA
- a CDS encoding ABC transporter permease: MTAVDSTRTGLDAAAPNLRRPWGTWALGALILFLAVTPFILVIVISFGQKIEGAGWEWDFTFANYQRFFVGALWPDEVTFLHLQRLYYALYYAVIASVLAVATAFPFTYLLTRQSRRAQSCWLVFILASLSLSEVFIVMGWDVLLSNRSGLPMLFEVSGATDWLKRTGWFEVLREWGLANPRNVKFKTSEFATILTMSYLVWPYAVILLYPALSRLDPSLTEAARTMGAGPAKVMTSVILPSVKLPLIGSMLLLFVFLLGSYVTIVVFAEPAKQTTAVAVYESVRGATLDAPFGAAQAVVLLVTAALFLVLAQWLTKRSEAR, from the coding sequence ATGACGGCCGTTGACAGCACCCGGACCGGTCTGGATGCCGCCGCGCCAAATCTGCGCCGGCCTTGGGGCACATGGGCGCTGGGCGCGCTGATCCTGTTTCTGGCGGTGACGCCGTTCATTCTGGTGATCGTCATTTCCTTTGGACAAAAGATCGAAGGTGCGGGCTGGGAATGGGATTTCACCTTTGCCAATTACCAGCGGTTTTTCGTCGGCGCGCTTTGGCCGGACGAGGTGACGTTCCTGCATCTGCAACGGCTGTATTACGCGCTTTATTATGCCGTCATCGCCTCGGTGCTGGCGGTGGCCACGGCATTTCCGTTCACCTATCTTCTGACCCGCCAGTCACGGCGCGCGCAAAGCTGCTGGCTGGTGTTCATACTTGCCAGCCTGTCCTTGTCCGAAGTGTTCATCGTCATGGGCTGGGACGTGCTGTTGTCCAACCGGTCGGGCCTGCCGATGCTGTTCGAGGTTTCGGGCGCGACCGATTGGCTGAAACGCACCGGCTGGTTCGAGGTGTTGCGCGAATGGGGGCTGGCCAATCCGCGCAATGTGAAATTCAAGACATCCGAATTCGCAACGATCCTGACCATGTCCTATCTGGTCTGGCCCTATGCGGTGATCCTGCTTTATCCCGCCCTGTCACGCCTTGACCCCAGCCTGACCGAGGCCGCGCGCACCATGGGTGCAGGCCCTGCAAAGGTGATGACATCGGTGATCCTGCCCTCGGTGAAACTGCCGCTAATCGGGTCCATGCTGTTGTTGTTCGTGTTCCTGCTGGGCAGCTATGTCACAATCGTCGTCTTCGCCGAACCCGCCAAGCAGACAACCGCCGTCGCTGTCTATGAAAGCGTGCGGGGGGCGACGCTGGACGCACCCTTCGGGGCGGCGCAGGCGGTGGTCCTGCTGGTCACGGCGGCGCTGTTTCTGGTGCTGGCGCAATGGCTGACCAAAAGATCGGAGGCCCGCTGA
- a CDS encoding ABC transporter ATP-binding protein: MSGLSLKYIRKSYGDVRAVDNVSLDFAEGALTALLGPSGCGKTTLLRMIAGLEDPSAGTISLGGRDITGLPAHKRKFGMVFQSFALFPHLNVSDNVSYALTIAGTPRGQAAARARVLLDLVQLSAFAERRIGELSGGQRQRVAIARALAQEPDVFLLDEPMSALDAKLREDMQVELRQLQQRLGITTIVVTHDQHEAMTMADQIVVMSQGRVEQVGTPQAIYHQPENAFVADFIGKANFFDGVTEGGNVRLGGYLLQITPHANFIDGSHVRIAIRPEKAGLAGEVNRLPAKVTFLRDVGPVRDIHLDTPIGPMIVTDSDSGQPLRVGDTVTVSVPAEAIHVFPRVAGQAAA; encoded by the coding sequence ATGTCCGGCCTGAGCCTGAAATATATCCGCAAATCCTATGGCGATGTCAGGGCTGTCGATAATGTCAGCCTTGATTTTGCCGAAGGCGCGCTGACGGCCCTTCTGGGGCCGTCGGGTTGCGGCAAGACCACGCTCTTGCGCATGATCGCCGGGCTGGAAGACCCCAGCGCGGGCACGATTTCGTTGGGCGGGCGGGATATCACCGGCCTGCCCGCGCATAAGCGCAAATTCGGCATGGTGTTTCAGTCTTTCGCATTGTTCCCGCATCTCAACGTCAGCGATAATGTCAGCTATGCGCTGACCATCGCGGGCACGCCGCGCGGGCAGGCGGCGGCACGCGCGCGCGTCTTGCTGGACCTTGTGCAATTATCCGCCTTTGCCGAGCGGCGGATCGGGGAATTGTCGGGCGGGCAACGCCAGCGCGTCGCCATCGCACGCGCCTTGGCGCAGGAACCCGATGTGTTCTTGCTGGATGAACCGATGTCCGCGCTGGATGCCAAACTGCGCGAGGATATGCAGGTCGAATTGCGCCAGTTGCAGCAGCGTCTGGGCATCACCACCATCGTCGTCACCCATGACCAGCACGAAGCGATGACCATGGCCGACCAGATCGTCGTCATGTCGCAGGGCCGCGTCGAACAGGTCGGCACGCCACAGGCGATCTATCACCAGCCCGAAAACGCCTTTGTCGCGGATTTCATCGGCAAGGCGAATTTCTTTGACGGCGTGACCGAGGGCGGCAATGTCCGGCTGGGCGGGTATCTGCTACAGATCACGCCGCATGCCAATTTCATCGACGGATCTCACGTGCGCATTGCGATCCGCCCCGAAAAGGCAGGTCTGGCGGGCGAGGTGAACCGTCTGCCTGCCAAAGTGACCTTTCTGCGCGATGTGGGGCCGGTGCGCGACATCCATCTGGATACGCCCATCGGGCCGATGATCGTCACCGATAGTGACAGCGGCCAGCCTTTGCGGGTGGGCGATACCGTCACGGTCTCTGTGCCGGCAGAGGCGATCCACGTCTTTCCGCGCGTCGCGGGTCAGGCCGCCGCATGA
- a CDS encoding ABC transporter substrate-binding protein, producing the protein MSRHLMNRRSLLKSGASAGGLALAGSVIGTPLIAQTRSLKVASYGGYFENSFKEHVFPAFTAATGIEIESVTQPNSTDWLVTMQQATAAGTVPTDLSLYARDTMIKASRLGGLISPLDMAAIPDASNLDGYFIFEDGTGPIGVGALSWFSAMVINPNEVSAPASWADFWDSSVYEASLGLSKNYNSQLLDIIAATFFEGEATFATEDGIVALIEKAAELKPNVALWWTAESQMEQSMKNGDVIGGQYYHDVAQLMAADGFPIQSIFPKEGNPQDYGSWCLSSLSDKGAEAAEFINFTSQPSTQALMSRMIGTAPLVDASVTDLTPEEFASVSGSPVIRPAYEAYLDKETFIKESWDRMLAGA; encoded by the coding sequence ATGTCTCGTCATCTTATGAACCGCCGCAGTCTGCTGAAATCCGGTGCCAGTGCGGGCGGCCTTGCGCTGGCCGGCAGCGTGATCGGCACGCCGTTGATCGCGCAGACCCGCAGCCTCAAGGTCGCGTCCTATGGCGGCTATTTTGAAAACAGCTTCAAGGAACATGTTTTCCCTGCCTTCACCGCCGCCACTGGCATCGAGATCGAAAGCGTCACCCAGCCCAATTCCACCGATTGGCTGGTCACCATGCAGCAGGCGACCGCCGCAGGCACGGTGCCGACCGATCTGTCGCTTTACGCGCGCGACACGATGATCAAGGCCAGCCGTCTGGGCGGGTTGATTTCGCCGCTGGATATGGCGGCGATCCCCGATGCGTCCAATCTGGACGGCTATTTCATCTTCGAGGATGGCACCGGCCCGATCGGCGTCGGCGCGCTGTCATGGTTCAGCGCCATGGTCATCAACCCCAATGAGGTCAGCGCGCCTGCAAGCTGGGCCGATTTCTGGGATTCCTCTGTCTATGAAGCCAGCCTCGGCCTGTCCAAGAATTACAATTCCCAGCTGCTCGACATCATCGCCGCGACCTTCTTTGAAGGCGAGGCCACCTTTGCGACCGAGGATGGCATCGTCGCGCTGATCGAAAAAGCCGCCGAGCTGAAGCCCAATGTCGCCCTGTGGTGGACTGCCGAAAGCCAGATGGAACAATCAATGAAAAACGGCGATGTGATCGGTGGGCAGTATTATCACGATGTGGCCCAGCTGATGGCCGCCGATGGTTTCCCGATCCAGTCGATTTTCCCCAAAGAGGGCAATCCGCAGGATTATGGATCATGGTGCCTGTCGTCGCTGTCCGACAAGGGCGCGGAAGCGGCGGAATTCATCAATTTCACCTCGCAGCCATCCACGCAGGCGCTGATGTCGCGGATGATCGGCACGGCCCCGCTGGTGGATGCATCCGTCACGGACCTGACGCCGGAAGAATTCGCCTCGGTGTCCGGCAGCCCGGTGATCCGTCCGGCCTATGAGGCCTATCTGGACAAGGAAACCTTTATCAAGGAATCCTGGGACCGCATGCTTGCCGGTGCATAA
- a CDS encoding isopenicillin N synthase family dioxygenase — protein MSDTDQHALTIAEANLPVIDLGGLTSGDPAQKAAVARALGDAARTSGFFYIRNHGIDQALIDAAFAASKQFHNLPRREKMKYWSGFTTHHRGYVPLEENGSSFPKQINFNEAWDMSFEAPADHPDYLAGWRMTGPNVWPDLPGWKTTVAAYYDAVFALGLRMLDALALELGVDPQVLLKDITCPTSQLRLLRYVPNDMPANKDVVGIASHSDFECFTILMQGGPGLQVMNADDDWIEAPPLPGCFVVNIGDIFETWSGSQFKSTQHRVNNIGRERYSMPLFFGLDYHAVVEPLAQFRTPETVAKYPPIKAGEHLMRMTVNAFRYMADARAKGEFSTDYEVPEENPFKREARVLVAE, from the coding sequence ATGTCCGATACCGACCAGCATGCCCTGACCATCGCCGAAGCCAACCTGCCCGTCATCGATCTGGGCGGGCTGACCTCGGGCGATCCTGCACAAAAAGCCGCCGTGGCGCGCGCGCTGGGGGATGCCGCGCGCACATCGGGGTTCTTTTACATTCGCAACCACGGCATTGATCAGGCGCTGATCGACGCGGCCTTTGCCGCATCCAAGCAGTTCCATAACCTGCCGCGCCGCGAAAAGATGAAATATTGGTCCGGCTTTACGACCCACCATCGCGGCTATGTCCCGCTGGAGGAAAACGGGTCCAGTTTTCCCAAGCAGATCAATTTCAACGAAGCCTGGGACATGTCCTTCGAGGCCCCTGCCGATCATCCCGATTATCTGGCGGGCTGGCGGATGACAGGACCGAATGTCTGGCCCGACCTGCCCGGCTGGAAAACGACGGTCGCCGCATATTACGACGCGGTTTTCGCACTGGGTCTGCGGATGCTCGATGCGCTGGCGCTAGAGCTGGGCGTGGACCCGCAGGTCTTGCTGAAGGATATCACCTGCCCGACCTCGCAGCTGCGTCTGCTGCGCTATGTCCCCAATGACATGCCCGCCAACAAGGATGTCGTCGGGATCGCGTCGCATTCGGATTTCGAATGTTTCACCATCCTGATGCAGGGCGGCCCCGGTTTGCAGGTGATGAACGCCGATGACGACTGGATCGAGGCCCCGCCCTTGCCCGGGTGTTTCGTCGTCAATATCGGCGATATCTTCGAGACATGGTCCGGCAGCCAGTTCAAATCGACCCAGCACCGCGTCAATAATATCGGGCGCGAACGCTATTCGATGCCCTTGTTCTTCGGGTTGGATTATCATGCTGTCGTCGAACCTCTGGCCCAGTTCCGCACGCCAGAGACGGTTGCGAAATATCCACCCATCAAAGCGGGCGAGCATCTGATGCGCATGACGGTCAACGCCTTTCGCTACATGGCCGATGCGCGTGCCAAGGGTGAATTCAGCACAGATTACGAAGTCCCCGAGGAAAACCCCTTTAAACGCGAGGCGCGGGTGCTGGTCGCGGAATGA
- the atzF gene encoding allophanate hydrolase gives MFPEILTIASIRNAYAKGATPLDLAEEIITRRHAATDPAIFILPVADDALRAAARDLMAGPRDLPLWGIPYVAKDNIDVAGLPTTAGCPAYAYHPAVDATVIARLRAAGALLVGKTNLDQFATGLNGTRSPHGAPRSVFNADYVSGGSSSGSAVAVASGVASFGLGTDTAGSGRVPAAFNNLVGIKPTPGLVPNTGVVPACRSVDVVTVFAGCVADGVAVRAVMEGVDTGDGFTRAAQPVGIRPNPRIGVLAGGEREFYGNSGYEALYDAAIARAKALGATIVPFDYAPFREAAALLYDGPWVAERLAAVDSFYASNAADFDPTVGAIIGGAGRYSAVDAFNGRYRLEELRAQVAPVWEAVDLLLLPTSPTIYSVADMLADPVTKNSHFGRYTNFANLLGYAAIAVPAGITPDGLPGGVTLIGPGFSDDGLAAFAAALHESAACGMGRDTAAAIPALDTSAIPKGMIPIAVVGAHLTGMPLNHQLTDAGGRLLRETTTDPAYRLYALDGTVPPKPGLVRAADGAAIKVEIWALPDAAFGRFVAAIPAPLGIGKLTLADGSAVSGFLCEAHALTTAKDITHFGGWRAYIASL, from the coding sequence ATGTTCCCCGAAATCCTGACCATCGCCTCGATCCGCAACGCCTATGCCAAAGGTGCCACCCCGCTTGATCTGGCCGAAGAGATCATCACCCGGCGTCATGCCGCCACCGATCCGGCGATCTTCATTCTGCCAGTGGCCGATGACGCCCTGCGCGCGGCGGCGCGTGACCTGATGGCCGGGCCACGCGATCTGCCGCTATGGGGCATCCCTTACGTCGCCAAGGACAATATCGACGTGGCGGGCCTGCCGACCACGGCGGGCTGTCCGGCCTATGCCTATCATCCTGCGGTGGATGCCACCGTGATTGCGCGGCTGCGCGCGGCGGGGGCCTTGCTGGTGGGTAAGACCAACCTCGACCAATTCGCCACGGGGCTGAACGGCACCCGCTCGCCGCATGGCGCACCACGCTCGGTCTTCAACGCGGATTACGTCTCTGGCGGGTCATCGTCGGGGTCCGCGGTGGCGGTGGCCTCTGGCGTTGCGAGTTTCGGGCTGGGCACCGACACCGCCGGATCAGGCCGCGTGCCTGCGGCGTTCAACAACCTTGTAGGCATCAAGCCGACACCGGGGCTGGTGCCCAACACTGGCGTCGTTCCTGCCTGCCGCAGCGTCGATGTGGTCACGGTCTTTGCCGGGTGCGTGGCCGACGGGGTCGCCGTGCGCGCGGTGATGGAGGGCGTCGATACGGGCGACGGTTTCACCCGCGCAGCGCAACCTGTCGGCATCCGGCCTAACCCGCGCATCGGCGTGCTGGCGGGGGGTGAGCGTGAATTCTACGGCAACAGCGGCTATGAGGCGCTTTATGACGCGGCCATCGCAAGGGCCAAGGCGCTGGGCGCGACCATCGTGCCCTTCGACTATGCGCCATTCCGCGAAGCGGCAGCCTTGCTCTATGATGGCCCATGGGTCGCCGAACGGCTGGCGGCGGTTGATAGCTTCTACGCCAGCAACGCCGCCGATTTCGACCCCACCGTGGGCGCGATCATCGGCGGGGCAGGGCGCTATAGCGCGGTCGATGCCTTCAACGGCCGCTACCGGCTGGAAGAATTGCGCGCCCAGGTCGCCCCCGTCTGGGAGGCGGTCGATCTGCTGCTGCTGCCGACCTCGCCCACGATTTACAGCGTCGCCGATATGCTGGCCGATCCGGTGACGAAAAACAGCCATTTCGGGCGCTACACCAATTTCGCAAACCTGCTGGGCTATGCCGCCATCGCAGTGCCTGCGGGCATCACGCCCGATGGTTTGCCCGGCGGTGTCACGCTGATCGGCCCCGGCTTCAGCGACGATGGCTTGGCAGCTTTCGCCGCCGCCCTGCACGAATCCGCCGCCTGCGGCATGGGGCGCGACACGGCGGCAGCAATCCCCGCACTGGACACCAGCGCCATCCCCAAGGGCATGATCCCTATCGCTGTGGTCGGTGCGCATCTGACGGGGATGCCGCTCAATCACCAGCTGACCGATGCGGGCGGGCGCTTGCTGCGCGAGACGACGACAGACCCCGCCTATCGGCTTTACGCGCTCGACGGCACTGTGCCACCGAAACCGGGGCTGGTGCGCGCGGCGGATGGCGCCGCGATCAAGGTGGAAATCTGGGCGCTGCCGGATGCCGCCTTTGGGCGTTTCGTCGCGGCGATCCCGGCACCTTTGGGGATCGGGAAACTGACGCTGGCGGATGGCAGTGCCGTGTCGGGATTCCTGTGCGAAGCGCATGCTCTGACCACAGCCAAGGACATCACCCATTTTGGCGGCTGGCGCGCTTATATCGCCAGCCTCTAA